The following proteins are encoded in a genomic region of Gossypium hirsutum isolate 1008001.06 chromosome D05, Gossypium_hirsutum_v2.1, whole genome shotgun sequence:
- the LOC107924816 gene encoding kinesin-like protein KIN-12E isoform X2: MEKGNKQVVVSALQFACTDDVPTNLATAESCSLETLSTLKFAQLVKFIKNNAVVNKDASGDVVAMRLQIQQLKKEVSHLRAFVNGKSENLDNDNLASSIPASPGPFKWECPPGSFSPLSSDKTMSQKKDYEVALVGAFKREREKEAALQALTAENQAAMQLSVVFFALYGDGAANQRAVV, encoded by the exons atggagaagggaaaCAAGCAAGTAGTTGTTTCAGCATTGCAATTCGCTTGCACCGACGATGTGCCCACCAATCTCGCCACTGCCgaaag TTGTTCATTGGAGACACTAAGTACATTGAAGTTTGCACAgctggttaaatttattaagaacAAT GCAGTGGTAAATAAAGATGCATCTGGAGATGTTGTTGCTATGAGACTGCAAATTCAACAGCTGAAG AAAGAAGTATCTCATCTACGAGCTTTTGTTAATGGCAAAAGTGAAAATCTGGATAATGATAACTTGGCATCAAGCATTCCAGCATCACCTGGGCCCTTTAAATGGGAATGCCCTCCTGGATCATTCAGTCCACTTTCATCTGATAAAACGATGTCTCAG AAAAAAGATTATGAAGTTGCTCTTGTTGGGGCCTTCAAGAGGGAAAGGGAGAAAGAAGCCGCTTTACAAGCACTGACTGCTGAAAACCAGGCAGCTATGCAGTTG AGTGTTGTATTCTTTGCTTTATATGGTGATGGGGCTGCTAATCAAAGGGCAGTTGTTTGA
- the LOC107924816 gene encoding kinesin-like protein KIN-12E isoform X1, giving the protein MEKGNKQVVVSALQFACTDDVPTNLATAESCSLETLSTLKFAQLVKFIKNNAVVNKDASGDVVAMRLQIQQLKKEVSHLRAFVNGKSENLDNDNLASSIPASPGPFKWECPPGSFSPLSSDKTMSQKKDYEVALVGAFKREREKEAALQALTAENQAAMQLMVWGRLSGEPQRVLLTTNVGIMLLV; this is encoded by the exons atggagaagggaaaCAAGCAAGTAGTTGTTTCAGCATTGCAATTCGCTTGCACCGACGATGTGCCCACCAATCTCGCCACTGCCgaaag TTGTTCATTGGAGACACTAAGTACATTGAAGTTTGCACAgctggttaaatttattaagaacAAT GCAGTGGTAAATAAAGATGCATCTGGAGATGTTGTTGCTATGAGACTGCAAATTCAACAGCTGAAG AAAGAAGTATCTCATCTACGAGCTTTTGTTAATGGCAAAAGTGAAAATCTGGATAATGATAACTTGGCATCAAGCATTCCAGCATCACCTGGGCCCTTTAAATGGGAATGCCCTCCTGGATCATTCAGTCCACTTTCATCTGATAAAACGATGTCTCAG AAAAAAGATTATGAAGTTGCTCTTGTTGGGGCCTTCAAGAGGGAAAGGGAGAAAGAAGCCGCTTTACAAGCACTGACTGCTGAAAACCAGGCAGCTATGCAGTTG ATGGTATGGGGACGGCTGAGTGGAGAGCCGCAAAGAGTCCTGCTTACTACAAACGTGGGGATTATGCTCCTGGTTTGA
- the LOC107923785 gene encoding actin-binding protein IPP, whose amino-acid sequence MGSFPSPSRPTTPPPSPESNASSYRVLVAFCPKEGGSNTNYFNCIQCYNPSNNTWSHVSLIPDLLENHVLKGFAMVSLGESIYIIGGRLWNKRKPQTSSDSGESVNVCVQVSPLVLRYNVRLDQWSKCATLGVPRYDFACCVCDNKIYVAGGKSNLDSARGISSAEVYDPALDEWTPLPSMSSLRYKCVGVTWQGKIYVMGGFAERENSDINLLTFSPQRSSAEVFDTRTGGWDLAVGMWQLDVPPNQIVAVDGKLFSSGDCLKPWKGHIDVYDGKQNMWDEADGSRFQTLNLPFSTISGSSNGNWAPIERLYLTMAPVGTQLYFLAGYRVPGESPRTVSMVYAFDTSATIGAWKSLEPTEEEGEKELCSHCCVVQLS is encoded by the coding sequence ATGGGATCATTTCCTTCCCCTTCACGACCTACCACACCACCGCCATCACCCGAATCCAATGCTTCTAGTTATCGAGTTCTCGTGGCTTTTTGTCCAAAAGAGGGAGGGTCTAATACCAACTATTTTAACTGCATACAGTGTTACAATCCGTCTAACAACACATGGAGCCATGTCAGCTTAATTCCTGATCTGCTAGAAAACCATGTCTTGAAGGGTTTCGCCATGGTTTCTCTTGGAGAGTCGATTTACATTATTGGTGGGAGGTTATGGAACAAACGGAAGCCTCAAACTTCAAGTGATTCCGGCGAGTCTGTCAATGTTTGTGTCCAAGTGTCGCCTTTAGTACTTCGATACAATGTCCGGTTGGACCAATGGTCCAAATGTGCAACATTAGGTGTACCACGTTACGATTTTGCGTGTTGTGTTTGTGACAATAAAATTTATGTGGCGGGAGGGAAATCGAACTTGGACAGTGCTAGAGGAATTTCGTCGGCTGAGGTTTATGATCCTGCCCTTGATGAATGGACTCCATTGCCTAGCATGAGCAGCTTGAGATACAAATGTGTTGGGGTAACATGGCAAGGGAAAATTTATGTGATGGGCGGTTTCGCCGAAAGGGAAAATTCGGATATAAACTTGCTGACATTTTCTCCACAGCGTAGCTCTGCGGAGGTGTTCGACACACGAACAGGGGGATGGGACCTCGCAGTGGGGATGTGGCAGCTGGATGTTCCACCTAATCAAATCGTTGCAGTGGATGGCAAGTTGTTCAGCTCTGGGGATTGTCTGAAGCCATGGAAAGGTCACATTGATGTGTATGACGGGAAGCAGAACATGTGGGATGAAGCGGATGGATCTCGTTTCCAAACTCTTAACTTACCATTCTCCACAATAAGTGGGAGTAGCAATGGAAATTGGGCACCAATAGAACGGCTTTACTTAACAATGGCACCAGTCGGAACCCAATTATATTTCCTGGCAGGGTATCGGGTGCCTGGAGAATCACCACGAACAGTTTCAATGGTCTACGCCTTTGATACATCGGCAACTATTGGTGCATGGAAGAGCTTGGAACCAACGGAGGAAGAAGGCGAAAAAGAGCTCTGCAGTCATTGTTGTGTCGTTCAACTCTCGTAA